In the Candidatus Electrothrix sp. GW3-4 genome, one interval contains:
- a CDS encoding ABC-three component system middle component 8: MLRPTKHSHPDRTVINVSLLLLDYLKKYRIEEYGKLRRKTKEKITGGDVLFLPALSFLYLLGLVEYRSKSDVIEYVGPDEAV; encoded by the coding sequence ATGCTGAGACCTACTAAACATTCTCATCCAGACAGGACTGTGATTAACGTTTCATTATTGCTGCTGGATTATCTCAAAAAATATCGAATAGAAGAATATGGTAAACTCCGCAGAAAAACCAAAGAGAAAATTACTGGTGGCGATGTTTTGTTCTTACCCGCATTAAGCTTTCTCTATCTATTAGGATTAGTTGAGTATCGTTCTAAAAGTGATGTTATAGAATATGTAGGCCCAGATGAAGCTGTCTAA
- a CDS encoding DUF262 domain-containing HNH endonuclease family protein, with protein sequence MNFNTANNTFRQLMGNGLLYRVPAFQRDYSWSADEWDDLWQDFLALHTTDEEPSHYMGYLVLQSADSKRFDIIDGQQRITTISIILLAAISLLHDLAKTEDINEKRAEQLRNSYIGYLDPVTLTAKSKLTLNRHNDRFYQDYLVPLEQLPQRGLNASEHLLRKAFLWFKTRLKADLETNGEAIAGFVDQTVDRLFFTVITVTDELNAFKVFETLNARGVRLSATDLLKNYLFSVISKEGAHSSELKTLEERWETIIGLLGSDNFPEFLRVFWNSGHKLVRKAHLFKTIRQAVPDRALAFALIRDLDRHARIYAALRNPLDQSWERDERNWLQQLQMFNVRQPLSLLLAAFDRFGDADRSNFKQTLRAVTMLSFRYNVICGLPGNELERVYNAIALQLTEGRLFSARAVITELQPIYPLDKAFKPAFADKSLRTSNSRNRKVVRYILFELERCCSNTSYALDDAAYTIEHILPEHPEQGWDVFDDRQHENSIYQLGNMTLLAATANRDVGNAPFQKKKTVYAESEFSITQGISRRYEEWTPASIASRQNWMAGKAASIWNISF encoded by the coding sequence ATGAACTTCAACACCGCCAACAACACCTTCCGCCAACTCATGGGCAACGGTCTGCTCTACCGGGTACCGGCCTTTCAGCGCGATTACTCCTGGTCAGCGGACGAATGGGACGACCTCTGGCAGGATTTCCTCGCCCTGCACACGACCGATGAGGAACCCAGCCATTACATGGGCTACCTGGTCCTGCAATCTGCCGACAGCAAACGCTTTGACATCATTGACGGTCAGCAACGCATCACCACCATCAGTATCATCCTACTGGCAGCCATCTCCCTGCTCCATGACCTTGCCAAAACCGAGGACATCAACGAGAAACGGGCAGAACAGCTGCGCAACTCCTATATCGGCTACCTGGACCCGGTCACCCTGACAGCAAAATCAAAACTGACCCTGAACCGGCATAACGACCGCTTCTATCAGGATTACCTTGTTCCGCTTGAACAACTCCCCCAACGCGGACTCAACGCATCAGAACATCTGCTGCGCAAGGCCTTTCTCTGGTTTAAGACTCGCTTGAAGGCTGATCTTGAGACAAACGGCGAGGCCATTGCAGGCTTTGTCGATCAGACCGTGGACCGGCTCTTCTTTACGGTCATCACCGTGACTGATGAGCTCAATGCCTTCAAGGTCTTTGAGACCCTCAACGCCCGAGGGGTGCGCCTCTCAGCCACCGATCTCCTGAAAAATTACCTCTTTTCCGTGATCAGCAAGGAAGGCGCCCACTCCTCTGAGTTGAAGACCCTGGAAGAACGATGGGAGACCATTATCGGCCTGCTCGGCAGTGATAATTTCCCCGAATTCCTGCGGGTCTTCTGGAACAGCGGCCATAAACTGGTCCGTAAGGCCCATTTGTTCAAAACCATTCGCCAGGCCGTGCCTGATCGTGCTCTGGCCTTTGCCCTGATCCGCGACCTGGACCGACATGCCCGTATCTATGCAGCCCTGAGAAATCCCTTGGATCAATCCTGGGAACGGGACGAACGAAACTGGCTGCAACAACTCCAGATGTTTAATGTCCGCCAGCCGCTCTCCCTGCTCCTGGCTGCCTTTGATCGTTTCGGTGATGCGGATCGCAGCAACTTCAAACAGACCCTTCGGGCCGTGACCATGCTCTCCTTTCGCTATAACGTCATCTGCGGCCTACCAGGTAATGAGCTGGAACGGGTCTATAATGCCATTGCTCTCCAGCTCACCGAGGGAAGGCTCTTCTCAGCCCGAGCGGTTATCACGGAGCTTCAGCCCATCTATCCTCTGGATAAGGCCTTCAAACCCGCTTTTGCAGATAAATCCTTACGCACAAGCAACAGCCGAAACCGCAAGGTTGTCCGCTATATCCTGTTTGAACTGGAACGCTGCTGCTCCAACACAAGCTATGCCCTGGATGACGCTGCCTATACCATTGAGCACATCCTGCCGGAACATCCAGAACAGGGTTGGGATGTCTTTGATGACCGCCAGCACGAGAATAGCATCTACCAGCTAGGCAACATGACCCTTCTGGCCGCTACCGCCAATCGGGACGTGGGCAATGCCCCCTTTCAGAAGAAAAAAACGGTATATGCGGAAAGCGAGTTCTCTATAACCCAGGGAATCAGCAGGCGTTATGAGGAATGGACACCTGCAAGTATTGCCTCCCGACAAAACTGGATGGCTGGCAAGGCCGCTTCCATTTGGAACATCTCCTTTTAA
- a CDS encoding inorganic phosphate transporter: MEIITAYGTILIILAMIFGLYMTWGVGANDLANAMGTSVGAGAVTVKQAIGIAIIFEFAGAVLAGGHVTKTIRKGIIDPSSIVDKPEILVYGMLAALLAAAIWLMAASTKGWPVSTTHSIVGALVGFALVGIGGDAVNWSKIGTIIASWVISPAVGGTISFILVMSTRKLIFDTDNPLKNAKKYAPFYIFLVGFIISLVTLFKGLKHLHVNLTAGQSFAAAVVIGILTALLGWSLVRKVAEDPEADRDFHFASVEKVFTPMMLFTACSMAFAHGSNDVANGIGPLAAVVSIVSSGGEVMQKSEMPLWILLLGGGGIVAGLVTLGYRVMLTVGTKITELTPSRGFCAELAAASTVVLASRTGLPVSTTHILVGSVLGVGLARGIGALDLRVVLNIIISWLVTLPVGAILAMIFFFLLKGIFG, from the coding sequence ATGGAAATAATAACGGCCTACGGAACAATTTTGATCATCCTGGCGATGATCTTTGGCCTCTACATGACCTGGGGGGTCGGGGCTAATGACCTGGCCAATGCAATGGGAACCTCAGTGGGTGCTGGGGCAGTCACTGTCAAACAGGCGATCGGTATTGCCATCATCTTTGAATTTGCTGGTGCGGTGTTGGCAGGCGGGCATGTCACCAAGACCATCCGCAAAGGGATTATTGACCCGAGCAGTATCGTGGACAAACCAGAGATCCTGGTCTACGGCATGCTGGCAGCCCTCCTGGCTGCCGCGATTTGGCTGATGGCTGCCTCGACAAAGGGATGGCCAGTATCCACCACCCACTCCATCGTCGGGGCCTTGGTGGGCTTTGCCTTGGTTGGCATTGGGGGCGATGCTGTCAACTGGTCAAAGATCGGGACAATCATTGCCAGCTGGGTCATCTCGCCAGCAGTGGGCGGGACCATCTCCTTTATCCTGGTCATGAGTACCCGCAAGCTGATTTTTGACACGGATAATCCGCTCAAGAATGCCAAAAAATATGCCCCGTTCTACATCTTTCTCGTGGGCTTTATCATCTCGCTGGTCACTCTGTTCAAAGGTCTCAAACATTTGCATGTGAACCTGACTGCTGGCCAAAGCTTTGCAGCAGCCGTGGTCATTGGTATCCTCACCGCCCTGCTTGGTTGGTCGCTGGTACGCAAGGTGGCAGAAGACCCTGAGGCAGATCGGGATTTTCATTTTGCCAGCGTAGAAAAGGTCTTCACGCCTATGATGCTGTTCACAGCCTGCTCAATGGCCTTTGCCCACGGTTCCAATGACGTGGCCAACGGTATCGGACCACTGGCTGCCGTGGTCAGTATTGTCTCTTCTGGTGGTGAGGTCATGCAAAAATCCGAGATGCCCCTGTGGATACTCCTCCTCGGTGGCGGCGGTATCGTGGCTGGTCTGGTCACTCTGGGCTATCGGGTTATGCTCACGGTGGGCACCAAGATCACTGAGCTCACCCCCTCCCGTGGCTTCTGTGCTGAGTTGGCTGCAGCCTCCACCGTAGTGCTGGCCTCCCGGACCGGCCTGCCTGTTTCCACTACCCATATCCTGGTGGGATCAGTGCTTGGGGTTGGTCTGGCCCGTGGCATAGGGGCACTGGACCTGCGGGTGGTACTGAACATCATCATCTCCTGGCTGGTGACCCTGCCGGTAGGAGCGATTCTGGCGATGATCTTTTTCTTCTTGCTGAAAGGGATATTCGGTTAA
- a CDS encoding DUF2326 domain-containing protein — MKLSKLYSNHPNLFQEILFESGLNVVLAEIRLPENKKKDTHNLGKTTLGHLLNFLLLARRNPKFFLFKHLEQFQKFIFFLELELLDGSYITIRRGVQNATKISFKKHEIAQQNFVNLAEDAWDHHDVPFERSLSILDALLDLRSLKPWTFRKGIGYQLRSQDDYRDVFQLRKFMGKHADWKPFLAHITGFNADQITSYYEKEKQIEDKKKQEQIIQSEFGGSLEDISKVEGMILLKQKELEKKQAFLDAFDFRSQDKEHTEQLVDMIDERIATLNAECYSLQKNQKKINDSLEEEQILFHPDDAERLFKESGILFAGQIKKDFQQLIAFNRAITDERCAYLQEELREIEDRLKEVNAELDTLGKQRSETLSFLNETNVFNKYKKFSNELITLKADLSSLERQRDSLRRLQELRTSLRRLKEKLEHLQSDIELDVERQNSDPACLFSSIRLFFNEIVEEVIDRKALLNVALNREGHLEFKDEILDESGNTTSADSGTTYKKLLCTAFDLAVLRAYLDKKFPHFVFHDGVFESLDNRKKENLLNVIRRYSDLGIQVIITLIDSDLPPKSDRNKEVFGEQEIILTLHDENEQGRLFKMASW, encoded by the coding sequence ATGAAGCTGTCTAAACTCTATTCCAACCATCCTAACCTTTTCCAGGAAATTCTATTTGAATCTGGACTCAATGTTGTTCTGGCAGAAATACGTCTTCCAGAGAACAAGAAGAAAGACACCCATAATCTTGGTAAAACCACCCTTGGACATTTGCTTAATTTTCTCCTCCTTGCCAGGAGAAATCCAAAGTTTTTCCTTTTCAAGCACCTTGAACAGTTTCAAAAATTCATTTTTTTTCTTGAACTGGAACTACTTGATGGTTCGTATATTACGATTCGTCGAGGCGTACAAAATGCAACTAAGATTAGTTTTAAAAAGCATGAAATAGCTCAACAAAACTTCGTAAACTTAGCAGAAGATGCCTGGGACCATCATGATGTACCCTTTGAAAGGTCACTGAGCATTCTGGATGCCCTTCTTGACTTGCGTTCACTGAAACCGTGGACTTTTCGTAAAGGTATAGGGTATCAGTTACGCTCACAGGACGACTATCGAGATGTGTTTCAATTGCGTAAATTTATGGGGAAACACGCTGACTGGAAACCTTTTCTTGCCCATATTACTGGATTTAACGCTGACCAGATCACCTCTTATTACGAAAAAGAAAAACAGATAGAAGATAAAAAGAAACAAGAACAAATTATCCAAAGTGAATTCGGTGGGTCACTTGAAGATATTAGTAAAGTTGAAGGAATGATTCTACTCAAGCAGAAGGAACTAGAAAAAAAACAGGCATTTCTTGATGCATTCGACTTTCGCTCTCAAGATAAAGAGCATACCGAACAGTTAGTGGACATGATTGATGAGCGCATTGCTACGCTTAATGCAGAGTGCTATTCATTGCAAAAAAATCAAAAAAAAATAAATGATTCGTTAGAGGAAGAGCAGATACTGTTTCACCCGGATGATGCAGAGCGTCTGTTTAAAGAGTCAGGTATTCTCTTTGCCGGACAGATAAAAAAAGATTTTCAGCAGCTGATTGCATTCAATCGCGCCATAACAGATGAACGCTGTGCCTACCTACAAGAGGAACTGAGAGAAATTGAAGACAGATTGAAAGAGGTCAATGCCGAGTTAGATACGTTGGGCAAGCAGCGGTCAGAAACACTTTCTTTTTTAAATGAAACAAATGTATTTAACAAATACAAAAAATTCTCCAATGAACTCATAACGCTCAAAGCAGATCTGTCCTCTCTGGAGCGTCAACGAGACTCTTTGCGTCGCCTACAGGAATTGCGAACTAGTTTACGGAGACTAAAAGAAAAACTTGAGCATTTACAAAGTGATATTGAGCTTGATGTAGAGCGGCAAAACTCAGACCCAGCATGCTTATTTTCTTCAATTCGACTTTTTTTTAATGAAATTGTTGAAGAGGTTATTGATCGAAAGGCACTTTTGAATGTAGCTCTTAATCGCGAAGGACATTTAGAGTTTAAAGATGAAATCCTTGATGAATCCGGCAACACAACCAGTGCAGATTCAGGAACAACATACAAAAAATTGTTATGTACCGCCTTTGATCTTGCAGTATTACGCGCCTACCTTGACAAAAAATTCCCGCATTTTGTGTTTCATGATGGTGTGTTTGAGTCCCTTGATAACCGTAAAAAGGAAAACCTGCTCAACGTTATTCGTCGATATTCCGATCTTGGTATACAGGTCATTATTACCCTGATTGACTCAGATCTCCCGCCTAAATCCGACAGAAACAAAGAAGTATTTGGCGAACAGGAAATTATCCTGACCCTACACGATGAAAACGAACAAGGTCGGCTCTTTAAAATGGCGAGCTGGTAA
- a CDS encoding diguanylate cyclase codes for MQKQFQSIHSPNKLSCFLLLIVPIMLLSLLISFLFYLDEKRHQDALHKGEEQHIIGHHEQRIQKIFHNITTDLKILSDAYRESSTEKNPQASRKNITKILRLFSQHRQIYHQIRLINKEGMEQIRLNRVADRSVLVSQEELQFKGKRYYFQDTIKLNPGEIFVSRFDLNMEHCTLELPYKPILRFGTPVFDHTGKKQGVIILNYLGQEILDQLVEKTAQRLNGKLMLLNREGYWLYSEREEDNWAFMWPEKKDHTFAARYPEAWKTLATQSTGQFLLDENLFTFATIHPLSDGMTSSTGCSQPLGQSEQKIRAGDYYWKLVTRLPLQQIEQDHLTSARYSLVMFNVVLFLLLGPLGWLLISFYASRETTRLELNHFKDVLDRTHDCVFMFDPETLLFTYVNQGGQDQVGYTTEEFLQMTPASIKPDFTEETFRKIITRLTEGEPKSLFLQTVHQHKNGTRIPVEIHLQYITPDHNSACFVAIVRDISERQQAEEALKAAHQQLLTVLDSMDAMVYVIDTASYEILFLNKYAAEIFGDITGSICWKGLHKGLKRPCKSCPNTLLRNNNDYADKSYVWERQNPFNERWYELHDRVITWFDGREVKIQIATDITERKIMEQQLHYNAYHDCLTGLANRLLFYERFKQELARAEQNNSKLALVFIDLNKFKPVNDQYGHDVGDLLLQEMARRLLSSVGVEDLVARMGGDEFVLLLPGIQGKDDVIQVVDKVNADLEAPCQLSLTLELAISAAMGTALYPDDGTLEDQLLNTADRRMYSNKRQRESDLP; via the coding sequence ATGCAAAAGCAGTTCCAGAGCATACATAGCCCGAACAAACTCTCCTGTTTTCTCCTCCTGATTGTTCCAATCATGCTGTTGAGTCTCCTTATTTCCTTCCTCTTTTATCTCGACGAAAAAAGGCATCAGGATGCCTTACATAAGGGTGAGGAACAACATATCATTGGCCACCATGAGCAGAGAATCCAAAAAATCTTTCACAATATCACCACAGACCTCAAAATTCTCAGCGACGCATACAGAGAATCCTCCACTGAAAAAAATCCGCAAGCATCGCGGAAAAACATTACAAAAATACTGCGTCTTTTTTCACAGCATAGACAGATCTACCATCAGATCAGACTAATCAACAAAGAGGGCATGGAGCAAATACGGCTCAACCGTGTTGCAGACCGAAGTGTTCTCGTGTCCCAAGAAGAGCTCCAGTTTAAAGGCAAGCGCTATTATTTTCAGGATACGATCAAACTCAACCCAGGAGAAATCTTTGTCTCCCGCTTTGACCTGAACATGGAACATTGCACTCTTGAGCTTCCCTATAAGCCCATACTTCGCTTCGGCACCCCCGTCTTTGACCACACCGGAAAAAAACAGGGGGTTATTATCCTGAATTATTTGGGTCAGGAGATTCTCGACCAACTGGTTGAGAAGACAGCTCAACGCCTTAACGGCAAGCTCATGCTCCTGAATCGAGAGGGGTATTGGTTATACAGTGAACGAGAGGAAGATAACTGGGCCTTTATGTGGCCGGAAAAAAAGGACCACACCTTTGCTGCCCGATATCCTGAGGCCTGGAAAACCTTGGCAACACAGTCTACCGGACAATTTCTGCTTGATGAAAACCTCTTTACCTTTGCAACAATCCATCCCTTAAGTGACGGCATGACCTCAAGTACAGGCTGCAGCCAACCGCTTGGACAGAGTGAGCAAAAAATCAGGGCTGGGGATTATTACTGGAAGCTGGTGACTCGCCTTCCTCTTCAGCAGATTGAACAGGATCATCTGACATCGGCCCGCTACAGCCTGGTCATGTTCAATGTCGTCCTTTTTCTCCTGCTGGGCCCGCTTGGTTGGCTCCTGATCAGCTTCTATGCAAGCCGTGAAACAACCCGTCTGGAGTTGAATCATTTTAAAGATGTTTTGGACAGGACCCATGATTGCGTTTTCATGTTTGATCCAGAAACGCTGCTCTTTACCTATGTTAATCAGGGAGGACAGGATCAGGTTGGCTACACGACAGAAGAATTTCTCCAGATGACGCCCGCCTCCATTAAGCCTGATTTTACAGAAGAAACATTCAGGAAAATAATCACCCGACTAACAGAAGGGGAGCCCAAGAGCCTCTTCCTGCAAACCGTGCATCAGCATAAAAACGGGACCAGAATTCCGGTTGAAATCCACCTGCAATATATAACACCAGATCATAACTCAGCCTGTTTTGTGGCCATTGTGCGGGATATAAGCGAAAGACAGCAGGCAGAAGAGGCATTGAAGGCAGCCCATCAGCAACTCCTCACGGTCCTCGACAGCATGGATGCGATGGTGTACGTCATTGATACGGCGTCCTACGAAATCCTCTTTCTCAATAAATACGCTGCTGAAATTTTCGGTGACATAACCGGCTCCATCTGCTGGAAGGGCTTACACAAAGGGCTCAAAAGACCTTGCAAATCCTGTCCCAATACCCTGCTCCGCAACAATAACGACTATGCAGACAAAAGTTATGTCTGGGAACGGCAAAACCCCTTTAATGAGCGCTGGTATGAACTCCATGATCGGGTGATCACATGGTTCGATGGTCGTGAGGTCAAGATCCAAATCGCCACCGATATCACGGAGCGCAAGATTATGGAGCAACAGCTCCATTATAATGCCTACCATGATTGCCTCACTGGGCTGGCCAATAGATTGCTTTTCTATGAGCGCTTTAAACAGGAACTGGCCCGAGCTGAGCAGAACAACAGCAAACTGGCCCTGGTCTTTATTGATCTGAATAAGTTCAAGCCGGTGAATGACCAGTACGGCCACGATGTTGGAGACCTTCTTCTCCAAGAGATGGCCCGCCGCCTCCTCTCCTCAGTAGGCGTGGAAGATCTGGTCGCCCGTATGGGAGGGGATGAGTTTGTCCTCTTGCTTCCAGGGATACAGGGCAAGGATGATGTGATACAGGTTGTCGATAAGGTCAATGCAGACCTGGAAGCTCCCTGCCAGCTCTCCCTGACCCTTGAGCTGGCTATTTCCGCCGCTATGGGGACAGCGCTTTACCCGGACGACGGAACATTAGAAGATCAGCTCTTAAATACAGCCGATAGAAGGATGTACAGCAATAAGCGGCAGAGGGAGAGTGATCTGCCTTAA
- a CDS encoding TIGR00153 family protein, translating into MALKSISPLSGLLHKSPFKPIQEHMRTVFSCVSLLQPLFTALQAEDYEEIKKIAAQIDELETAADKQKSTFRLNMPKTLFLPVDRRDLLKLLHDQDSLADNTEEISQILISRDMEVPEAIKDQLNILLVNTLSICTEAKSIVEELDELVEVGFRGREHDKVIQMIDELRKSEHDIDQTLHKIRRSLFEVEDSLSPVSTMFWYKIIDLLGSMSDLAENMADRLLLFLSK; encoded by the coding sequence ATGGCATTGAAATCGATCAGCCCCTTATCCGGGCTCCTGCACAAATCACCGTTTAAGCCAATCCAGGAACATATGCGGACGGTGTTCAGCTGTGTATCTTTGTTGCAACCGCTGTTCACGGCTCTACAAGCAGAGGATTACGAAGAAATCAAGAAGATTGCAGCGCAGATTGATGAGCTGGAAACAGCAGCGGATAAACAAAAAAGCACCTTTCGTCTTAATATGCCGAAAACATTGTTTCTCCCGGTTGATCGCCGGGACCTGCTCAAGCTCCTGCATGATCAGGACTCCCTGGCTGATAACACAGAGGAGATTAGTCAAATCCTGATCAGCCGCGATATGGAAGTCCCTGAGGCCATCAAGGACCAGCTTAATATCCTGCTGGTCAATACCTTGAGTATCTGTACTGAGGCGAAATCCATCGTTGAAGAGCTGGACGAGCTGGTTGAGGTCGGCTTCAGAGGCAGGGAGCATGACAAGGTTATCCAGATGATTGATGAGCTCCGCAAGAGTGAGCACGATATTGACCAGACCTTGCATAAAATCAGGCGGAGCTTGTTCGAGGTGGAAGACAGCCTCTCTCCTGTCTCGACCATGTTCTGGTATAAGATTATCGACTTACTCGGCAGCATGTCAGATCTGGCCGAAAACATGGCGGATCGTTTACTGTTGTTCCTGTCAAAGTAG
- a CDS encoding metallophosphoesterase, translated as MADPFRKKLAAINSLQNIRGVDLPIGLTFVQLLVTGPPGAGKTYYINTIHGWPNEGYIDLTRKGWWKDKTLIYRPREVHLGLPFEGFPQALTVFDPAWLEAAEPLRLQLERVQLPPEGHRFLQSNWRQRYIFEFLLPKPDVIYQQRLGRQAEGYFPVDEVMTLDMVKRQVAVYQEVVLYLHRVRMQVYIRESLEQPPMCIVEEGEPGIPAWATATSGPRPSLTTLDGWKWLILRRDPSNWLTITDQWQKISKESRVSFDGNPFELKLGERILRFYPELPLGVRRKYLRRNWLITDPRTYGMQLCGFTRLCPGETVMVGRANEEYQNIFHFGQDVAERHLTLSNSKGDIIITPLTEKSSVEIILVQDSERIDRVTERRYQALRTVRRIYGGDITLLPPDQALALIREVNTILEQEAYRPENNQGQPGGLIEFPKTLLPIIIGDLHAQVDNFLKIMTENRFLAGLETDTAAVIILGDAIHSEVDGEMEDMDTSILMMDLILHFKQHFPKNFFYLKGNHDSFSESISKAGISQGILMRQRLLELRGQEYVEEMERFYDLLAYVVCSDSFIACHAGPSGKKVTRTKLINIHNHPKIQNDLINSRLKRPHYLAGYTKSHVKKFRKSLGMGKHTPFIVGHTPIDPSGGVWRNVADIKGHHIIFSGHADGPSLFIEVNSKMIPISYPSEPLIKLIGKIDDTEER; from the coding sequence ATGGCGGATCCGTTTAGAAAAAAGTTGGCCGCAATCAACAGCCTGCAAAATATTCGTGGGGTGGATCTCCCCATTGGCCTGACCTTTGTCCAACTGCTGGTCACCGGTCCACCAGGAGCAGGCAAGACCTATTATATCAACACAATCCACGGATGGCCCAATGAGGGCTATATCGACCTGACCCGCAAGGGCTGGTGGAAAGACAAGACCCTGATCTACCGTCCCCGTGAAGTGCATCTCGGCCTCCCCTTTGAGGGCTTCCCCCAAGCCCTGACCGTCTTTGACCCCGCTTGGCTGGAGGCAGCAGAACCTCTGCGCCTGCAACTGGAACGGGTCCAACTTCCTCCTGAGGGCCACCGTTTTCTCCAGAGCAATTGGCGACAACGCTATATCTTCGAGTTTCTCCTCCCCAAACCGGATGTCATTTACCAACAACGCCTGGGACGTCAGGCAGAGGGCTATTTCCCGGTGGACGAGGTCATGACCCTTGATATGGTCAAGCGACAGGTGGCTGTGTATCAGGAAGTCGTGCTCTACCTGCACCGGGTGAGGATGCAGGTCTATATTCGTGAATCCCTGGAGCAACCGCCCATGTGCATTGTGGAAGAGGGCGAGCCTGGGATTCCGGCCTGGGCCACAGCCACCTCCGGTCCCCGGCCGAGCCTGACCACCCTGGATGGCTGGAAATGGCTCATCCTGCGCCGAGATCCCAGCAATTGGTTGACCATCACTGATCAGTGGCAAAAAATCAGCAAAGAGAGCCGGGTCTCCTTTGATGGTAACCCCTTTGAGCTCAAGCTCGGTGAGCGTATCCTGCGCTTCTACCCTGAGCTGCCCTTGGGGGTACGGCGGAAATACCTGCGTCGGAACTGGTTGATCACTGATCCGAGGACCTATGGTATGCAGCTCTGTGGTTTCACCAGGCTTTGTCCGGGCGAAACCGTCATGGTAGGCCGCGCCAATGAGGAGTACCAAAACATCTTTCACTTTGGACAGGACGTTGCTGAACGCCATCTGACGCTCAGCAACAGCAAAGGCGATATCATCATCACGCCCCTGACGGAAAAGAGCTCGGTCGAAATCATCCTGGTACAGGATAGCGAACGGATTGATCGGGTTACAGAGCGCCGATACCAGGCCTTGCGAACCGTACGGCGTATCTACGGTGGAGACATCACTCTCCTCCCTCCAGACCAGGCCCTTGCTCTCATCAGGGAGGTCAACACCATCCTGGAGCAGGAGGCCTACCGACCGGAGAATAACCAAGGACAACCCGGTGGCTTGATAGAATTCCCCAAAACCCTCCTCCCGATCATTATTGGCGACCTGCATGCCCAGGTAGATAATTTTCTTAAGATTATGACCGAAAACAGATTCCTGGCAGGACTGGAAACAGATACGGCCGCTGTCATCATACTCGGCGATGCTATCCATTCTGAGGTGGACGGTGAGATGGAAGATATGGATACATCCATCCTGATGATGGACCTGATTCTACATTTTAAACAGCATTTCCCCAAGAATTTCTTCTATCTCAAGGGAAACCATGACTCGTTTTCAGAAAGTATCAGCAAAGCAGGTATCTCCCAGGGCATATTAATGCGCCAACGCCTCTTGGAGCTGCGAGGGCAGGAATATGTGGAGGAAATGGAGCGTTTTTACGACCTGCTTGCCTATGTCGTCTGTTCTGATTCTTTTATCGCCTGTCATGCTGGCCCGAGCGGAAAAAAGGTTACCCGAACAAAACTGATCAATATCCATAATCATCCCAAAATACAGAATGACCTCATCAATAGCCGCTTGAAACGCCCCCATTATTTGGCCGGATATACCAAGAGTCATGTCAAAAAATTCCGAAAAAGCCTGGGAATGGGCAAACACACTCCCTTTATTGTCGGCCATACCCCTATAGATCCCTCTGGGGGAGTTTGGCGAAATGTCGCTGACATCAAAGGACATCATATTATTTTTAGTGGTCATGCAGATGGCCCGAGTCTGTTTATCGAGGTCAACAGCAAAATGATCCCGATCAGTTACCCATCTGAACCCCTAATAAAGCTTATAGGAAAAATTGACGACACCGAAGAGAGATAA